One Candidatus Atelocyanobacterium thalassa isolate ALOHA genomic window, AGTTATTTATTTTGATTTCTCACTATATTGATACCGTGAGAAGTACCTATACGAATTGCACCTAATTCGTATAAATCTGAGGCTTGTTTAAAAGTTTGAATTCCCCCAGAAGCTTTGATTCCAATTTTACCAGCGCAAATTTTATTTAAATATTCAATATCGATCTTTGTAATTCCTCCAAACCATCCAGTATTAGTTTCTATATATTTAGCTCCGGCATCTGTGCAAACTTCAACGGCTAAATTCTTTTCTGTATTTGTTAATAAATTACTTTCTAAAACTACCTTGATTGTTTTTTTTGTTATTTCACATATCGATGATATTTCATCATAAATAAACTTTGAATTACCTGATTTTAATTCTCCAAGATTTATCATGACATTCAATTCCTTAGCACCATTATCAGACGCTTCTTGTGCTTCATAAAGTTTAACTGATGAAGTAGTAGCACCTGCAGGAAATCCAATTACCGTACATACAGATATGTTGGTTCTATGGAGTAGCTGAACTGCTTGAGAGACTGAATTAGGGTATACACATACGCTGGGGAATTTAAAATATTGAGCTTCTTCACATAGTGTTTTAACATCTTCATCAGTATAATTAGGATTAAGCGATGAGTGCTCGATATAGTCAGCAATATTAATATTTAATTGAGATTCCATTTAAGTATTTAAGTTGTAGTTTGAAAAAGTATTTATTTTATAATATGTAAATTTTACTGATAACCTTATTTAAAAAGTATTTGTGTAAATTTTCAGATTTTACAAAATTTATTATATTTTCAAAGGATAATATTAGAAACGAATAAACTCAATTTTACTATCATTAAAAGTCATACTTAATGGAGCTGGCGTCAACAAATCAGATGTTATAAATGAACGTGCAATCATTATAAATAAAGAAATTATAAAAATAATAAGAATTAAGAGAGGAGCTATATATTCTCGGAAAAACTGCATAAAAATCTAATTGCTAGTACGTTAGCTAATTATATCAAATTTTTTTATATGTTTGTTTAATTGATTTAGATAAATATAGTGATTGGTATTAACAATAAATATAGTTAAAATTATAAAAAGATAATAAGAAATAAGATTTTGAAAACTTTATTTTTTTGTTGAAACTACTAATAAAGGTCAAGTTGTTATGCAATCTGAATCTTTTAAAGATAGCCATATTATAAATTGTGTTCCTTGATTATTTTTAAAATCAATTGGACTCGACAATTCAACAATTCCGTTCATTTTATTAACTAATTCTTTGACAATTGATAAACCTAGGCCATTACCTAGTGTACTGTCTTGTGTTTTTGCTCCTCTATAATGCCTCTCAAAAACATATGGTTGATCTTCAATAGGAATACCTATACCTGCATCTTGAATGCAAATTCCTTGATATTGTTTATTATTGATTATTTTAAATATTCCTAATTTAATATTCACTTTTCCAGATGAAGGTGTATATTTAATACTATTGTCAATTAAATTACTAACTACTTCCCTCAAACCGAAAACATTTGCCAAAACTGGTTGTAAATATTGTGGGGATTCTATTTGCAGAATTATGCTTTTATTCTGTGCAATGGGTTTCATCGAAATCAAGATATCTTCTAAAACCTCTGATGTATATATTTCATGTAAATCTAAAGATTGTGATGGAAGTAGAGAAGATAACGAATTTCTGGAAATAGCCATGGGGCTAGCATTTAAAGGAATAATATCTAAACTGGTATTTATTGAAATTTGATTGGTCTCGAATTCTTGAATTAAATCTTCTAAATGCTCTCCTTCTCTTACTATATTTTTAACTACGGCAAAACTTTGTTCATCAGATACCAGACGTTTAAGTAATAATTTACCAAAAATTTTTAAGGCTGTTAATGGATTTCTTAACTGATGAAATAAATTCTCAAGTCGATCATATTCTTGTTTATGTAATAGCTTTTGTTGATGTAATTGTTTTTTAGAGAATGCTTGACGTTTATCTAATGAACGTGCGATGGCTAAAGTATTTGCTATCTTTTTGATTTGAGCTAATTCATCCTGTTTCCAAGGGTAATTAAATCTTCTTGTTACTAAAACTCCTAAAACCATTCCTTCATATACTAAAGGAAATCCTACTTGATAAGGTTCTGATGCAAAAAGGTTACTACTACTATTATTTATATTAGATAAATCTTCGGAAATAGATGACAAATCTCCTCTGAAAATTGGTATGGTAGCAATTTCTTTTTCTTCAATACAGTCAATATGATTAGCAAAAGTATTTTTAGTTGTCCCATCGGCTGGATAAACAACTATTGGTATAAGATCTATCTGTTGATTATCTTTTTCTGAAGTCAAATATACAGCACTCCACTCCGCTTGTAGAATTTTAGCTAAAAGGGTGATTTGTGATTGACATAAAGAAATAAAATCTGAACTCGGGTAAGAAATTTTTGCTGTAGCAGAGAACATATTTTATTAAGTTTTATCAAGAAGTAAAAGTTTGTAGCCTAAAAATTAAATGAATTTGTTTTTAATCAAAAAAACATTGTTATAGTAATAATCATAATTTGAATTGCAAGAATTTACAATTTAAGTAATAAATGCTTGATTTTTTAAAATTAAACAGACATGGTTGGTTCGATTTTTGTAGCTATAACTACAGTCTATGTAGACTAAATAGGAGGTAAGAAGGTTGGCAAGAAAGCGCAAACGTAAGAGTCGCCGTCGCCAAGAGGGGCGAAAAATTCTTGAACTTGTTCCTCAATACAATATTGAGAGCGGTGAAGATAAACCAGTAACTGCTGCTAGAAAATATATTCATGGAATAGGAATACAAGCACCAGCTTTATTGGTTGTTAGGCGTAACGAACATACTACTGATAGATATTTTTGGGCTGAAAAAGGTTTATTCGGCGCTCAGTATGTTGAAGAAAATCATTTTTTATTTCCTAGTTTAAAAGAATTTCAGCCACAAGTTCAAAAAATGTCTATGAAAACTTCTATCATGGGTTGAATACTCAATAAAACTAGTATGAATAATATTTTTGATATATGGAAAAACGTATATATTGATTGTTTAGTTACAAAGAAAAAGCTTTCTTAAATTGAGCTATTTCATCACGGTGACCTGTCAAAATACAACAAGTAGAGTTGTCTTCTATTTTTTCCGTAGAATGCTCGAAAGATACAGATACTGTCTCAATTTTGCATGCTTTCCTCCAATAAAACAAACCTGTTATGGGAGATAAAATTCCTAAGCTTAAGAACATAGGGGTTAGTGGCTGATAAAGAAATGATAATATTAGCCCAAGACATAACAAACCAGTTAAAGATAAAATACTTAAGAAAATTGCAAGAAACCAGCTAGGACGGACTGTTCCCTCAAAAACAATTTTATTTTCTTGATTAGAGGTGACTTGATAGGATCGTTTTTCAAAGTAATTTTTAATCTGTTTTATTAAAAGTACTCTAGAGACTTGTAAAATAAGTTTTTCTTTTTCCGTACGTTCTTTTACAGAAGCGCGAATAAAGAAAAATAGTCCTATAGTTAGTAAAAGCGTTAAAAAAAAAGTAGAAATTAAAGAAAAATTATTCACAAAAATTAAAGTAATAGTAACTAGATAACAAATTCAAATAGTTCTGACCTGAATGATTGTAACCTATTAAATATATAAAAAATGACTTTTATTACAAGTTAAATAAAACTAATTGAGATTTTAAAATATAAATACCTCCAATTAAAAGTAGTTGTTTTTATTAAGTTTTTAATGCTTATATTTAACGTTATCCTTATGATAGTGATGGAATACGCTAATGAAGAAAAAATATATATTTATCATAGGCATCTACTAAATGTTATTTTAAAAATTAATATTTAGAATGTAATTTTTCAGAGTAAAAAAATTGAGAATTTTTTTACTCTGAAACGCAAGATTTTTTAATTGATAATACATTCAGCTTAGCTATTCCTCGTTTGTCCTAATTTTAACAAAATTAAAGATAGAAGTTTTAAAGCTAAGTAAAATAATTAAGCTTAAAACATGAATAAGCCAATGTGAAATTACTAAACTCCAGACGACAAACACTAGAGCGCTTGAGAAGGCAAGGACTCCAAAAATATCATTGCTAGTACGTTGATACCGTAAGATGCTTCCAATGAAAATTATAAAAAATAGAAGTGGAAAAACATAAAATATCATAGACAATTATCTTCCAATTTCTTAAATAGTTAAATGTCCATAAAACAATTGCTACTAGGTTTGATGTTTGGAC contains:
- the deoC gene encoding deoxyribose-phosphate aldolase, translating into MESQLNINIADYIEHSSLNPNYTDEDVKTLCEEAQYFKFPSVCVYPNSVSQAVQLLHRTNISVCTVIGFPAGATTSSVKLYEAQEASDNGAKELNVMINLGELKSGNSKFIYDEISSICEITKKTIKVVLESNLLTNTEKNLAVEVCTDAGAKYIETNTGWFGGITKIDIEYLNKICAGKIGIKASGGIQTFKQASDLYELGAIRIGTSHGINIVRNQNK
- a CDS encoding cofactor assembly of complex C subunit B → MNNFSLISTFFLTLLLTIGLFFFIRASVKERTEKEKLILQVSRVLLIKQIKNYFEKRSYQVTSNQENKIVFEGTVRPSWFLAIFLSILSLTGLLCLGLILSFLYQPLTPMFLSLGILSPITGLFYWRKACKIETVSVSFEHSTEKIEDNSTCCILTGHRDEIAQFKKAFSL
- a CDS encoding GAF domain-containing sensor histidine kinase → MFSATAKISYPSSDFISLCQSQITLLAKILQAEWSAVYLTSEKDNQQIDLIPIVVYPADGTTKNTFANHIDCIEEKEIATIPIFRGDLSSISEDLSNINNSSSNLFASEPYQVGFPLVYEGMVLGVLVTRRFNYPWKQDELAQIKKIANTLAIARSLDKRQAFSKKQLHQQKLLHKQEYDRLENLFHQLRNPLTALKIFGKLLLKRLVSDEQSFAVVKNIVREGEHLEDLIQEFETNQISINTSLDIIPLNASPMAISRNSLSSLLPSQSLDLHEIYTSEVLEDILISMKPIAQNKSIILQIESPQYLQPVLANVFGLREVVSNLIDNSIKYTPSSGKVNIKLGIFKIINNKQYQGICIQDAGIGIPIEDQPYVFERHYRGAKTQDSTLGNGLGLSIVKELVNKMNGIVELSSPIDFKNNQGTQFIIWLSLKDSDCITT
- a CDS encoding DUF3155 domain-containing protein; translation: MARKRKRKSRRRQEGRKILELVPQYNIESGEDKPVTAARKYIHGIGIQAPALLVVRRNEHTTDRYFWAEKGLFGAQYVEENHFLFPSLKEFQPQVQKMSMKTSIMG